A DNA window from Hydra vulgaris chromosome 13, alternate assembly HydraT2T_AEP contains the following coding sequences:
- the LOC136089522 gene encoding deoxyuridine 5'-triphosphate nucleotidohydrolase-like, with protein MENKEFKSLEITDIHEWSFYETKESACFDLRSSKDVILQPYQRVLISTGVYINEMDSNLAGQVYSKSGIAYKYGVVVFNAPVIIDADYKEEIKVLLMNHSEENYVIKRGDAIAQMGFVKMFKADKNVIEFDGCCRGVKMSMIKDVERKGGFGSTGN; from the coding sequence atggaaaataaagaGTTTAAATCACTCGAAATTACAGATATTCATGAATGGtctttttatgaaacaaaagagAGTGCTTGTTTTGATCTGAGAAGCTCAAAGGATGTTATACTTCAACCATATCAACGTGTTTTAATAAGTACTGGAGTGTATATCAATGAAATGGATTCAAATTTAGCAGGACAGGTATATTCAAAATCAGGTATAGCTTACAAATATGGTGTAGTAGTGTTTAATGctccagtaataatagacgctgATTATAAAGAGGAAATTAAAGTCTTATTGATGAATCATTCTGAAGAAAATTATGTGATTAAACGTGGAGATGCTATTGCTCAAATGGGATTTGTGAAAATGTTTAAAGCTGACAAAAACGTAATAGAATTCGATGGGTGTTGTCGTGGAGTGAAAATGTCAATGATTAAAGACGTAGAGAGAAAGGGTGGTTTTGGCTCTActggaaattaa